ACATTTGTCAGATATGGGGCAGACTCATCCATCACCTACATAAATAAGCCACATATAGGCACCGATGTGCTTGCAGCTGTCGTAAAAAATATGAGGTGTGACATCATAAAACTTGGCGGAGATGTGATGTTTGAAAGTCTTTTTGTTGGGTATGACAAGCTCTCGGATGACGAGGTTGATGTGCATGTAAAGGACCTTGTGAGCGGCGAGCTTCGTACGTACAGGACAAATGCACTTGTGCTGGCTCTTGGACACAGTTCAAGAGATACTGTGGAGATGCTTTACAGATCTGGAATTCCTATGGAGCAGAAGTCATTTGCAATGGGACTTAGAATTGAGCACAAAAGGTCTGATATCGATGTTATGAAGTACGGTGATGATCCGCTGTACAAGAAACTGCTCCCTGCGGCGGACTATAAGATGACACACCAGGCGTCAAATGGCAGGGCGGTATATTCATTCTGTATGTGCCCGGGTGGATATGTTGTCAATGCATCATCTGAGCCGGGCATGATCTGTGTAAATGGAATGAGTTACAGTGGAAGAGACGGTGAAAATTCCAATAGTGCCATAGTGGTAAATGTCACCCCTGACGACTTTGGTTCAGCTCATCCTCTTGCAGGTATGGAGTTTCAGAGAAAGTGGGAAAAAGCTGCGTATGATGCGGGAAATGGAGCAGTTCCTGTACAGCTTTTTGGAGATTATAGAGACGACAGGCCATCAGAAAAACTTGGCGGTGTCACACCTCAGATAAAGGGACAGTACAGGCTTACGAGCCTTAAATGCTGTTTGCCAGAGTATATAAAGGATGCTATAATAGAAGGAGTTGTGTCATTTGACAGGAGAATGCCAGGGTATTCCTCTGACGATGCCGTTTTGTCTGGAATAGAGGCGAGAACGTCATCGCCTGTAAGGATGATAAGGGGTGAGGATCTTAGAAGCGAGGGCACATGCATATATCCGTGCGGTGAAGGAGCCGGGTATGCTGGGGGAATAACCTCTGCTGCCGTGGATGGAATGAAGGTTGCGGAGGCCATTGCCTCCAGATACAGCAGTGATTCTATAACAGACAGTACAGATATAAAATAATATAAATATACAGGAGTACAGGTCGTACACAGGAGAATATAAATGGACAGAGAATATTTGAAAGACAAAAAGAAGATAGTTATTAAGATAGGTTCGTCATCGCTCATACACGAGGAAACAGGCGGACTAGACTACACAAAGCTTGAAAAGCTTGTCCGCATCATTTGTGACCTTAGGAATCAGGATAAGGATGTGGTTCTTGTATCATCTGGAGCAATCGGCGTCGGGGTACAGGCGCTTGGACTTGCCAGAAGACCTAAGACGACGTCGCTCAGACAGGCGTGTGCAGCAGTTGGACAGGGACAGCTCATGATGATATACCAGAAGCTGTTTCAGGAGTATCACAGCACGGCAGCTCAGGTTCTTCTGACTTTTGATGTCATATCATCGGATGAGAGGAGAAAGAATGCAATCAACACATTCAATGAACTGCTTCAGCTTGGCGTTGTGCCTATAGTCAATGAGAATGATACTGTTGCCATCGATGAGCTTGATGACAGCGTTGCATTTGGCGATAACGATACGCTTTCAGCAATAGTTGCATCCATGATCCATGCCGATCTTCTTATACTGCTCACTGATATAGACGGACTGTACACTGATGATCCGCACAATAATCCTGGTGCCAGACTCATTCCAGAGGTCAACTGTATAGACGATCATATCATGGATATGGGAAAAGGTGCAGGATCCAAATATGGAACGGGTGGCATGACGACAAAGATCGCTGCCGCGAGGATTGCGACAAACTCCAATTCGGATATGGTCATAGTATCAGGGGCAGACATGGACAATATAGTCAGGGTTATGAGCGGAGAAAGTATCGGTACACTGTTCACGGCGTATAAGGATCATGATTTTGACGTGGTGAGATTTATATTAAACAAGGAGTATCTTATTTAGTTATGAACGAATCTATAATGGATGCGGCAAAAATTGCACGCATAAATGAGTTATATCACAAGTCTAAGGCGGAAGGGCTCAGCGATGAAGAGAAGGCTGAACAGCAGCAGCTTCGTCAGGAATATATATTTGCAATCAGGAATAATCTGAGAAGCACTCTCAACAACATTGATATCAAGGAGAAAGATGGATCCATAACAAAACTACAGGATCTTGATCCTACAAGAAAGGCATAGATGCGGGCTTGATCATGAGTAGCGAAAATAATGTTAATTCCGGCAGCAAAGCCGTTATAAGGAAGAGAATAAAAGCGGTCAGGAATGCCATGGACAGAGCTGACTGTGTACGGAGATCTGAACTTATATGCAAGCGTCTCTCAGAACTTCCGGAATATGTGAATGCCCGTAATATATGTGCATACATATCAAAGGGAAATGAGGTGGATACAAAGCTTATAATTGAGAGGGCGTGGGCTGACGGCAAGCATGTATATGTTCCAAAGGTTTATGGGAAAGAGATGGAATTTATAGAAATTGCAGACTATGGAGAACTTGCTCCTGGAAACTTTGGAATACTCGAACCAAAGTCCGATGACCGGAGCGAGATCAAAGACGGACTAATGTTCATGCCTGGAGTGGCATTTGACAAAACGCGCAGCAGGATAGGTTTTGGCGGTGGTTATTACGACAGATATCTTGAAAAGCATGAATATCTCGTCACTGCGGCCCTGGCATATGACTGCCAGATAGTTGAATCCATAGCCAGTGAACAGACCGACATAAAACCGCATATCATAGTAACAGAATCAAAGGTTATATCATGAGGAGGTCATGGGGTAAATGAACAGGGATGAGATAGCGGCGAAGATTGCTGAACTTGAAAAAAAGATTCAAATAGACAAAATGCGGGAGACATCATCGCCACATACAAGCGATAGTACATCGAATTCAGGTAATGACAGATATGCACTTTGTCTTGGAGGAGGCGGAGGCAAGGGTGCATACCAGCTTGGAGTTTACAGAGCACTCACAGAATATGGGCTCATGAAAAAAGTAGATGCGATATCTGGCACATCGATAGGAGCAATAAATGCTGTTCTCTTTGCGTGCAACGATCCAGACAGATGTGATGATGCATGGAGGCAGATACATTTTGAGACTGTGTTTGATGTTGACTCGGATCTGTTGTTCAACGACAAACTGGGATTTTTATCCAGAAAAGAAATGTTGAAACTCATGGGCAGTTATCTGGATTATGATAAGCTTTCGTCCGGTATTCCGAAGATATATGCGACTATTGCTGAATGCGTTCAGGATGGACCTAAAAATGCTGAGTATATAGACCTATCAGGTAAGAATAAAGAGGAGATAAATACTGTAGTCATGGCGTCATCGACACTTCCTCTCCTATATGAGTCAGTTACATATAATGGCAAAGAGTACTGTGATGGTGGGCTTGCGGATAATGTTCCAGTGAAACCACTGTACGATATTGGATACAGACATATTGTGGTGTGTGGGCTGAACGCGGATTCAAGGAAGGAGCTTTCGGAGTATCCTGATGCGGATTTCATAGAGATATATCCAAGTGTGAGTCTTGGTGATCTCATAGACGGAACCCTGAATTTTTCTGCAAATTCAGTGAAATTCAGAAGCATGCTCGGATACAGAGATACCATGAGAGCGTTGAAGGTTCATTTTGAACATGATCCTGATTACATTGCAGCGATAGACCATTACAGGGATATTGACCTTGCCGACATAAAAACACAGATGAGCATGGATGCCGCAGATTCCAATGTGAAAAATACCATGGGTGATATAGGGAGAATACTTGGAAAGCTCGGCATAGATGAATAATT
This sequence is a window from Coprococcus eutactus. Protein-coding genes within it:
- a CDS encoding patatin-like phospholipase family protein, yielding MNRDEIAAKIAELEKKIQIDKMRETSSPHTSDSTSNSGNDRYALCLGGGGGKGAYQLGVYRALTEYGLMKKVDAISGTSIGAINAVLFACNDPDRCDDAWRQIHFETVFDVDSDLLFNDKLGFLSRKEMLKLMGSYLDYDKLSSGIPKIYATIAECVQDGPKNAEYIDLSGKNKEEINTVVMASSTLPLLYESVTYNGKEYCDGGLADNVPVKPLYDIGYRHIVVCGLNADSRKELSEYPDADFIEIYPSVSLGDLIDGTLNFSANSVKFRSMLGYRDTMRALKVHFEHDPDYIAAIDHYRDIDLADIKTQMSMDAADSNVKNTMGDIGRILGKLGIDE
- the proB gene encoding glutamate 5-kinase is translated as MDREYLKDKKKIVIKIGSSSLIHEETGGLDYTKLEKLVRIICDLRNQDKDVVLVSSGAIGVGVQALGLARRPKTTSLRQACAAVGQGQLMMIYQKLFQEYHSTAAQVLLTFDVISSDERRKNAINTFNELLQLGVVPIVNENDTVAIDELDDSVAFGDNDTLSAIVASMIHADLLILLTDIDGLYTDDPHNNPGARLIPEVNCIDDHIMDMGKGAGSKYGTGGMTTKIAAARIATNSNSDMVIVSGADMDNIVRVMSGESIGTLFTAYKDHDFDVVRFILNKEYLI
- a CDS encoding 5-formyltetrahydrofolate cyclo-ligase, translated to MSSENNVNSGSKAVIRKRIKAVRNAMDRADCVRRSELICKRLSELPEYVNARNICAYISKGNEVDTKLIIERAWADGKHVYVPKVYGKEMEFIEIADYGELAPGNFGILEPKSDDRSEIKDGLMFMPGVAFDKTRSRIGFGGGYYDRYLEKHEYLVTAALAYDCQIVESIASEQTDIKPHIIVTESKVIS
- a CDS encoding DUF896 domain-containing protein, whose translation is MDAAKIARINELYHKSKAEGLSDEEKAEQQQLRQEYIFAIRNNLRSTLNNIDIKEKDGSITKLQDLDPTRKA
- a CDS encoding NAD(P)/FAD-dependent oxidoreductase; this encodes MIRINNVKLGLKFEQRDIEDVIRKNLKIKHIPPYHIFKLSLDDRKRNQVKYIASIDVEVPNEQKLVKQLHNNNIMLTNTVTYSFPDGGNVPMKHRPVVVGTGPAGLFAALYLARVGFKPLVIERGMDVDRRMKQINSFWDGKAELDPNSNVQFGEGGAGTFSDGKLNTVIKDGSGRRTEVMNTFVRYGADSSITYINKPHIGTDVLAAVVKNMRCDIIKLGGDVMFESLFVGYDKLSDDEVDVHVKDLVSGELRTYRTNALVLALGHSSRDTVEMLYRSGIPMEQKSFAMGLRIEHKRSDIDVMKYGDDPLYKKLLPAADYKMTHQASNGRAVYSFCMCPGGYVVNASSEPGMICVNGMSYSGRDGENSNSAIVVNVTPDDFGSAHPLAGMEFQRKWEKAAYDAGNGAVPVQLFGDYRDDRPSEKLGGVTPQIKGQYRLTSLKCCLPEYIKDAIIEGVVSFDRRMPGYSSDDAVLSGIEARTSSPVRMIRGEDLRSEGTCIYPCGEGAGYAGGITSAAVDGMKVAEAIASRYSSDSITDSTDIK